In Methanosarcina siciliae T4/M, one genomic interval encodes:
- a CDS encoding TVP38/TMEM64 family protein translates to MTPKKPAFYLWLLLVAGGITAYFLYPDEINILFLEDLSEKDYYMALIIYFLLLSARGLTMIPSTPLLLAGVLIFDPLELFIVNMAGILSSSTIVYYLSKFLGFDSYFETKHGKYFRRIRRSLTDKELPVIVGWSFFPLVPTDLIVYVGSSLKIPLLKCLLGVFVGESVLNAFYIFSTNLLLKL, encoded by the coding sequence ATGACCCCTAAAAAGCCCGCTTTTTACCTCTGGCTTCTCCTGGTTGCAGGAGGAATAACGGCATACTTCCTCTATCCTGATGAGATCAATATCCTTTTTCTGGAAGACCTGTCCGAAAAAGACTATTACATGGCTTTGATTATCTATTTCCTGCTCCTGTCCGCCAGGGGTCTTACAATGATCCCTTCAACTCCCCTCCTGCTGGCAGGAGTACTGATCTTCGACCCTCTGGAACTCTTCATCGTAAACATGGCAGGAATACTGAGTTCTTCTACCATAGTCTACTATCTTTCAAAATTCCTGGGCTTTGACTCCTATTTTGAAACAAAGCACGGAAAATATTTCCGAAGAATAAGGAGAAGCCTCACCGACAAAGAACTCCCGGTAATTGTCGGCTGGAGTTTTTTTCCGCTTGTACCCACGGATTTGATAGTTTATGTCGGCTCAAGCCTGAAAATACCCCTGCTCAAATGTCTGCTTGGTGTTTTTGTGGGAGAATCCGTACTCAATGCATTTTATATCTTTTCGACAAACCTGCTCCTGAAGCTTTGA